The genomic stretch ACCCACCTcattgcctccctccctccctctctctgggaTAAAATCAGTTctccagaaaacaagtaataggTGTGGGCCTGTCAGGGCCactgggggaaggagaggcagggtGGAGATGCGCAAGAGAGGTCATGCCCTGGACCCCAGTGCACAGGGCGCAGAAACTAGCCACTCTCCCTCCTACCTTTATCCTCTACTTTTGGGCAATAAACCAGCCGTCATTTAAACCCACCCAAGTTTTTcaattcctcctcctccataGGGCCCCCTGAGCTGAGGCCTGCAGAGGGAGGGTCAAGGGGTGGGGGGTGCCAAAGTTCCTCCCTCTAGTCCAGGGACATATCCAGGGCCTTTGGACCCCAAGGAGGCAGGAACGCTGTAGGGCCCCAGACCTAGTTGTGATGGTCTGCAACAtgtgcctccccacccccaccttcgtCCCCTTTGAAGTATGTGCAGGGAGATGCAAGGGCCTGCAAGCCCTAGAGCTGCTCTCCAGGCTATCAGCCCCACCATCACCCACTCACAACCCTCACTAGTGCTTCCTCTTGCCATGTGGAGGGGATGAGAAGTACCCTGGCCTCCAGCTTAGGGAGTGTTGTGGGAGGGTGGGGACGGGACTTCCTTTGCAGTATGTCCCACACAGATCTGTGGAAAGTTTTGTGGGAAAGGATGCTCAGGCCTGAGTTAGAGTGTTTGAGAACTCCCTCCTAGGGTTGGCCGTCCTTAGGACCCTGGGAAGGCACCAAGGCCCTTGGACTCTGGCCTAGGGAGTTAAGCCACAGGCAGGGCACCCATGGGAGGGCCTGAGGTAGGGctcaggaggctgggaagcctCTGGACTCATAATACCAACCTCACCAGATACCCTTTCTGCAAGGATCTTCTAGTAAAGTACTTTCCGCATCTGcaaccctccccatccccctcacAACCGGAGGGTGAGTCTGCCACGCCCAGGTCAGACTTTATTTTGGCGCTGTCTGGCTGTCCTGCTAGGTGCCCTGCGAGCGCAGCCCATGGATCAGCTCGTGCATCGTCTTGTTGAGAATGCCCCCATGCACGCCCCGCCGGCCCATAAGCACGAGGAGAGCACGAGGCGTGTGGCCCACGCAGATGGCGCGCCCGTCCAGCCCCTTAGTGCGCGCGTCCAGCACTCCGTCTCCCTCGGCCAGCAGGTGGTCTCGGATGACGCAGCAGCGGCGGCCCGCCACGCTCAGGCCCGCCTGCAGGAAGGTGCGCCGGTCCGGCCCCGTGAGTACACCCACCTCCTGCGGTGAGATGGCCGCCAGCAGGCCACCGGGCCGCGATGCCCACACGCAGCGATTGTCCGAGTGGCCCACGATGGCCACGTCGTCGATGCGCTGGTCCCGCAGCACCGCACTGATGTAGCATTTCCAGTCGCCCATCCGGCTCAGAGTGCGCCCCTCGCCTCTCACTTTCGAGGGTTGTCCTGCTGCGCCGCGCACCTGGAACGCCCGGGGCACTATGACGTATTCGGGGTGCGGGGTTGTGACGTAGAGGTGGCTGCAAGGTCACAGAGCGGCTACCTACGCTGGAGAATGGGGTGCGGGTGGGGCGGCGTTCGTATCTTACGCCTGATGAAGCTCTAAAGTTAGTAGATAATGGCAGTTATTTCTAGACAGTAAGATACAggtgattttcatttcttcacaCTTTTAtcctatatttttcaaattttctacaataaaagtgtgataagcagaaaaaaaataccaaaaaaaaaagttagcctGAAGGAGGGAATCGCACGAGTCAAAATAACTCTCAAAACAAACAAGCGAACACTTAAATGGCCCATCAAGCACAGCACACGAgtttaagaacaaaaagaaaggtgCCATGTCTAAACTGCCTGACCTCTCAGCCTGATAACCATTCAACTCCCAGAATGTGGTTCTCAAACATTAGGAgtatcagaatctcctggaaaGCTGAtaaacagattgctgggccccaagTCAGAGTTTTCTCATTCTGCAGTATGGGATGCAGCCagagaatatgcatttctaacaagttccctggcgatgctgctgctggtccaggagcCACACTTTGAAACCCACTGCCCTAGTGACAGTTGGGGCAGGCGTGAGGGTCTTCCACGCCATCAGCCTTAAGGGTCCACACCACTGATTTAATGTTAAGTACTTCGAACCATGGTTCTCAACCTCCGCTGCAgacagaatcacctggggaggttttaaaacaaatgacTAGGCCATTTTAGAAATGGTGGCTCCACTGGGAGCCATGTTCTCCGGGCAGCCACCCGGACCCCTGCCTTCTCCGCCGGGGCTCTTGGGCTAGGCTTCGCTTCTTCAGGCCATACCAGGTGTTCCAAGAACTTCTAACAATACCTTGGTGGATGAGTAGGAGTCATTGTTCGAGGCTTGCTTTGCTTCTCTGGTGAGTCAGGATTATGTCAATGGTACAGATCAGGAAGAAATTCGAACTGGTGTTGATCAGTGTATCCAGAAATTTCTAGATATTGTGAGACAGACAGAATGCTTTTTCCTACAAAAAAGATTGCAGTTATCTGTCCAGAAACCAGAGCAAGTTATCAAAGAGGATGTCTCAGAACTGAGGAATGAATTACAGCGGAAGGATGCTCTGGTCCAGAAGCACTTAACAAAACTGAGACATTGGCA from Physeter macrocephalus isolate SW-GA chromosome 2, ASM283717v5, whole genome shotgun sequence encodes the following:
- the PFN3 gene encoding profilin-3, whose amino-acid sequence is MGDWKCYISAVLRDQRIDDVAIVGHSDNRCVWASRPGGLLAAISPQEVGVLTGPDRRTFLQAGLSVAGRRCCVIRDHLLAEGDGVLDARTKGLDGRAICVGHTPRALLVLMGRRGVHGGILNKTMHELIHGLRSQGT